DNA from Arthrobacter sp. PvP023:
AATGTGCCCAGCTATATCGGCAAGCAGGCCAATGATGCACGCAAGGCGCTGGAGAAGCTCGGCTTCGAGGTCCGGGTCAACAACGTCCTGGGCGGCTTCTTCGGAACCGTTCGGGACCAGGATCCGGTGGACACCCAGGTGCCCGAAGGTTCCGTCGTTACCCTCACCGTCGTCTGAGCGCAACCGGCACCGCTCGAAGCAGCCGCCACACCAAAAAGCTCCGCCCGGCTGGTCCAGCCGGGCGGAGCTTTTTGGTCAGTCAGGGCAGCGGGTCAGCGCTTGGACAGGGCTCCTGCGACGAGGAACGCCATTTCCAAGGACTGCATGTGGTTCAGGCGCGGATCGCAGACCGACTCGTAGCGGTCCAGGAATGCTTCCTGGTCGATGGGGTCCGCGCCACCGAGGCACTCTGCGACGTCGTCGCCGGTCATTTCGACGTGCAGGCCGCCCGGAATGGTGCCCAGCGAATGGTGCACCTCGAAGAAGCCGCGCACTTCGTCGATGACGTCATCGAAGTTGCGGGTTTTGTAACCGTTGGGCGACGTGACCGTGTTCCCGTGCATGGGATCGGTGACCCAGAGGACCTGTGCACCGGACGCCGTGACCTTTTCGACGATGGCGGGGAGCTTCTCCCGGATGTTCCCGGCGCCCATCCGGGTGATGAAGGTCAGGCGGCCCGGTTCGCGGTCCGGATCCAGCTTGTCGATGAGCCGCAGGGCATCGTCGCCGGAAGTGGAGGGCCCCAGCTTGACCCCGATCGGGTTGCGGACCCGGGACAGGAAGTCCACGTGGGCGTGGTCCAGTTCGCGGGTGCGTTCGCCGATCCAGAGGAAATGCGCCGACGTGTCGTACGGAAGCCCCGTACGTGAATCGATGCGGGTCAGTGCGCGCTCGTAGTCCAGCAGCAGCGCCTCGTGGCTCGCAAAGAACTCAACCCGCTTCAGTGCTTCGAAATCCGCCCCGCAGGATGCCATGAACTTGATGGCCCGGTCAATGTCACGCGCCAAGGATTCGTAGCGGGCGTGCGCCGGGTTCTCGGTGAAGCCCTTGTTCCAGTGGTGGACGAGGCGCAGGTCAGCGAAGCCGCCCTGCGTGAACGCCCGGATAAGGTTCAGTGTCGATGCGGAGGTGTGGTACGCCTTGAGCATCCGGCCGGCGTCGTGGGCCCGGGATTCCGGGGTGAAGTCGTAGCCGTTGACGATGTCGCCGCGGTATGCCGGGAGTGTCACGCCGTCGCGCGTTTCATCGTTGGAGGACCGCGGCTTGGCGAACTGTCCGGCCATGCGGCCCATCTTGATGACCGGCATCGCTGCGCCGTAAGTCAGGACGACCGCCATCTGCAGGATGGTCTTGACCCTGGCGCTGATCTTGTCCGCCGTCGCGGCCTCAAACGTTTCAGCGCAGTCCCCGCCCTGGAGCAGGAAGGCCTTGCCTTGTGCTGCCGCGGCGAGCCGTTCACGGAGGATGTCCACCTCGCCGGCAAATACAAGCGGCGGAAGGACGGAAAGTTCCTTCACCGACGCGTCAAAGACCTCTTTGTTTTGCCAGCTGGGCTGCTGGGAAACCGGCAGTTCCCGCCAGTGGTCCAGTCCCGGATAGTTGGCGGCACCGCTCTGGGCGGTACTGGTCAGCAGGGAGGCAGGTTTTGCAGATAGCTCAGTCACACTACAAGACTAGTTCCCGTATCCGGGTTTCCGCACCGTAACCGTCATCAGCCCCAAACCGCCGTCACAGAACCTGGACACCAAAGGCGGCGTCACGCGTTTCCGGGCTCCGCGGAACCGTTGTCCCCGGAGCCGGCGGAGCCGTTGTCCCCGGCGCCGTCCAAGCCGGTGGAGGCATCGGTGGGTTTCCCTGCCAGCCTGAGCTTAACTACCGCCGCGTATTCGTCCACGTATTCCTGCCCGGACAGCCGCATGAGCTCGTACATGATTTCGTCGGTCACGGACCGCTGGATCAGGCGGTCGTCTTCCATGCCGTAGTACCGGCTGAAGTCCAGCGGTTCACCGAAGATCATGCCGATCCGCCTGATGTTCGGCATCCGTTTGCCAATGGGCTGGACCTTGTCGGTCCCAATCATGGCTACCGGAATCACGGGAACCCTCGCCTGCAGGGCAAGCTTCGCGACACCGACTTTGCCCCGGTACAGCCGTGAATCAGGGCTGCGCGTGCCTTCGGGATAAATGCCCAGCAGCGAACCATGCGACAGGACATCCATGCCGGCATTAAGCGACGCCGCCGAAGCCGCTCCCCCGGAACGGTCCATGGGCAGCTGGTTTGTCAGCCGGAAGAACAGTGCAGTCAGCCTGCCCTTGAGGCCGGTGCCGGTGAAATACTCCGACTTCGCCAGGAAGATCACGGGACGCGGAACCATCAGAGGCATAAAGATGGAGTCGGAGAACGACAAATGGTTGGACGCCAGGATGGCGGCGCCTTCCGCGGGCACATTGTCGAGCCCCTTGACCCAGGGCCGGAACAGGAGCTTCAGCACCGGTCCCAGGACGAAGGTCTTCATGAACCAATAAAACACGTGGTGTACCTCTCCGGAAGGCGTCTGGCCGGCCCTCCGACGGGTCCGGCCAGGACTTCAATGCAACCCTACTCTAGTGAGATTTGCCGCGAATGGTGACACGATGGGCACATGAGAGAAAGCAGCAAACAGACTGTGCCTGCCGCTTTCAGCTACCCCGGCCACGGAAACAACGCCCGGATCGGCGTCGCCATCTGCCACGGCTTCACCGGGAGTCCGCTCAGCGTCATGCCGTGGGCACTGCACCTGGCGGAGCAAGGGTTTGCCGTCTCCGTCCCGCTCCTGCCCGGGCACGGGACCCACTGGCGCGAGCTGGCCCGTTCGGGCTGGCGTGAATGGGCCGGCGCATTCGAAACCGCCTACCTTGAACTCGCGGCCCGGACCGACACCTGCTACGTCGCCGGGCTCTCCATGGGCGGCGCCGTCGCGCTGCGCACGGCGTCACGCCACCGTGTTGCCGGTGTAGCCGTGGTTAATCCCGGACTCAGCTTCTACGACCGGCGGGTTCGTATTATCGGCATCCTGAAGTACTTCCAACCGACCACGCTGCCGATTGTGGAGGCCAACCCCACAGCTGCCACCACCGAGGACGGCGACTATTCGCAAACGCCGCTCGCCGCCGTCCACCAGCTGAAGAAGCTGTTTGCCGCTGCCCGCCGCGGACTGCCCCGGGTGACAGCGCCGGTCCTGGTTTTCAAGTCGGACACCGACGAGGTTGTGCCGCCGTCGTCCCTGGAGCTGATCCGGCGGCGGCTGGGGTCGGCGGAACTTCGCGTGGTGCCGCTGCCCAACAGCGGTCACGTGGCCACGCTGGACAACGATGCGCCCGCGATCTTCGGGCATTCCACCACCTTCTTCCACGAGCACGCGCCGCACCACGTATCCTCGGAGACATCATGAGTATTGCCGCCGACCACAGCCCTTTCAGCAGTCCCTTTACCGGCGACGGTCCCTCGATCGGTGTCGCCGTTTCCCATGGCTTCACCGGAAGCCCGCACGGTGTGCGGGCCTGGGCCCAATCGCTGGCCGACGCCGGATTTGCGGTGCGGATGCCGCTCCTGCCCGGACACGGCACCAGCTGGCAGGAACTGGCCAGGACGCGTTGGCAGGAGTGGTATTCCGCCTACGACAAGGCCTACCTTGAGCTCGAAGCTGAATGCGATCACGTCTTCACTGCCGGGCTGTCCATGGGAGGTGCACTGGCGTTGCGGGTGGCGGCATTGCGTCCCGTGGCGGGCACCATCGTGGTCAATCCCGGCCTGGTCATCGATGATCCCCGCGCGCCGCTGGCCGGGATCCTGAAACTGGTCCTGAAAAGCACCCCTGCCATTGCGAACGACATCCTCAAGCCGGACACGGATGAAGGCGCATATCCGCGGACACCCGTGGCAGCGGCGCACGAGCTCAACAAGATGTTCAAGGACACCAGGCGGCTGCTGCCGCAGATCACGGCACCTGTTCGCGTGTTTCGCTCCACAGTGGATCACGTGGTGTCCGACTCGAGCATCGTGGCGCTGCGCCGGGGCCTCACCAACACCCGGCTCCAGCTGAGCGCTTTGGAAAACAGCTACCACGTGGCCACCCTGGACAACGATGCCGCGGAGATCTTCAGCGGGACCACGGAGTTCATCCGCACCGTAGTTCCGGGAGCACAGGTTCCGGGAGCACCGGTTCCGGAAAACGCGGACGCCTCCCCCGCCAGCCCCGAAGGACACGGCCGATGACCAGATCTGACTCCAATTCCTCGGACCAGAGCGCCAACCAGGACGACGCCGTGTGGCTTGACCTGGTTTCCCGGCTCGAGGGCACCGACACGCCGGCTCCTGCCGGGGACGGCAGCGAACCGCACAAACGGCCCTTCCGCGACTTCGACCCGCTGGGCCTCGCCGGCAGCGCTCCAACGGAGCCCTCGGCGGCCGAACGCGGGGCCGCCGTCCGTGCACCCCAGCCGGAGGCGGGCCACGCGGGCGCGGACCGCGCGGAGCCAGCCAGCGGGCCCCGTGACTACGAGGCCGACGACGACGAGCCTTTCGTTCCGGAGGAACCCCCGAGCCTGGCCGGCAGTGACCCGCTGACCGTGCTGGCCTGGCTGGGCGCCGTGGGCGGACCCGTCGCCCTGGTGCTGTCCGCCATGTTCTGGAGGTCCGCGCCACTCATGGCTATTTTGGGGATCGTCGCCGCGTTCGTCGTCTCAGTGATCTACCTGATCATGCAGCTGCCGCAGGAAAAGGATGAGCACGACGACGGCGCCAGGGTTTAGCGTTTCGGGCCTTGCCCGCTGAGGCCGGATCAGCCGTGCATCCTGCTGCTGACACGCGACAGGTCTGCGGCCCCGATCAGCCCGGCGTTGGGGCCCAGGGCCGCGAGTGCGATTTCGGCAGCCGGCCGGAATCCGCGCCCGGTCAGGTTCCGGGCAAAAGCCTTACGTGCCGGCGCCACCAGCAGTTCGCCCGCATCGCATAGGCCTCCGCCGATCACGAACTTTCCGGGGTCCAGCGCGGCAGCCAGGTTGGCCAGTCCCAGGCCCAGCCACTCCCCAACGTCCTCCAGCAGTTCCCGGGAGGTGGGGTCGCCCGCCTTGGCCAGCTCCGTCACGATGGCCCCGGTGATACGGTCCACCTGACCGTCCACGGCCTTCAGGAGTTCCTGCGCCACGGGCGAATTGGCAGCAGCCAGTTCGCGGGCTTCGCGACCCAGCGCGTTTCCGGACGCATACTGTTCCCAGCAGCCGCGGTTTCCGCATTCACAACGATGGCCGCCCGGCATGATGATCTGGTGGCCAAATTCTCCCGCAACGCCAAAACGGCCGCGTTCCAGCCGGCCGTCCATCACCATGGCACCGCCGATCCCCGTGCCCAGGGTGATGCAGACGAGCCTGCTTTGCCCCTGCCCGGCGCCAAAGCGCCATTCCGCCCACGCGGCGGCATCGGCGTCGTTGGTCAGCAGGACCGGGCGGCGCAGCAGTCGCTGGAGGTTGTCCCGCAACGGTTCATTGCGCCAGGCGAGGTGCGGGCTGAACAGCACCGTCCCGCCGTCGAGGTCCATCCACCCGGCCGCGCCGATTCCCACCGACCAGATGCGGTGGCCGCGGCTCAGCTCCTCCACGAGTTCCACAATCACCTGTTCCACCGCGCGGGGGTCGTTCCCGGGCGTGGAGCGCCTGGCCTGGCTGAGGATGCGGCCGTCGGCGTCCACGACGCCGGCGGCGACCTTGGTGCCTCCGATGTCCACACCGATCGCCAACCCTTTGCGCCCGAGCCGGAGGTGCTCGCGGAAGCCCTGGCTGGCGGCCAGCGCATCCTGCCCGGAAGGCTTCCTGCGCCGCCATGCGGCCGTCCGTCGATAGGGTCTGGGCTGGTCGCCGGGCGAAGGTGTGTGCATGGTTCCCCATTCTATTGCCGCCCCTATTCCGGTAATGCCGGACATGCGGAAAACGGCTACTGCAACAGCTCAAGGTGCACCCCCGGCGGACGGGAGTAGCGGGTTTCAGGCACTTAACCGTAAAGTTACTCGCCAGTAGGTGAATCAGGACACACCTCCGCAACGGGCGTACTAGTGTTAGCAGTACCCCCTGCGGGTCTATGGATAACAAAGGAGCTATCGTGCGCGAATTCAGTGTTCCGCCCTTGGTGAATGTACCCCCGGAAACCAACATCACCGACCTGGTGTTGCGGCAGGCCGCCAAGGCCTCGAACCCGTCCCTGTTTTCGCGGCTCGATGCCGCCGGACAGTGGCAGGATATTTCTGCCACGGATTTCCTCGCCGACGTGCGCATCCTGGCCAAGGGCCTCATGGCAAGCGGCGTGGCAGCAGGCGACCGCGTCGGCATCATGTCCCGCACCCGCTACGAGTGGGCGCTGGTGGACTTTGCGGTCTGGTTTGCGGGCGGCATCTCCGTCCCCATCTACGAAACCTCCTCCCCCAGCCAGGTTGCCTGGAACCTGGGCGACTCTGGTGCCGTCGCGGCTTTCGGCGAGTCGGCGCACCACGAGGACATCATCCGGCAGGCCGTCACGTCGGAAGGGCTTTCGTCGCTGGCCCACGTCTGGCAGCTTGAGGGCGCCGGGCTGGACGAGCTCCGCGCGGCCGGGACCGCCGTCAGCGACGAGGAGCTAGAAGCCCGCCGGAGCCTGGCTTCGCTGGCCGACGTCGCGACGATCATCTACACCTCCGGCACCACCGGACGGCCCAAGGGCTGCGAGCTGACGCACGGAAACTTCGTGGAACTGTCCGAGAACGCACTCGCCACTTCGCTGTCAGGCATCGTCCACGAGCAGGCGCGGACCATCATGTTCCTGCCGCTGGCCCACGTGTTCGCCCGGTTCATCTCGGTCCTGGCCGTGGCTGCCGGCGTCACCGTGGCGCACACCCCGGACATCAAGCACCTCCTGCCGGACCTGCAGAGCTACAAGCCCACGTTCATCCTCGCCGTCCCGCGCGTATTCGAAAAGGTCTACAACTCCGCGCTGACCAAGGCCGAGGACAGCGGCAAGGGCGCCATCTTCCATAAGGCCGCCGACACCGCCATCGCCTACTCACGGGCCCGGCAGGCCGGTTCCATCGGCTTGGGCCTCAAACTCCGCCATGCCCTGTTCGACAAGCTTGTCTACAGCAAGCTCCGCGCTGCCATGGGCGGCCAGGTGGCCCACGCAGTGTCCGGCGGCGGTCCGCTGGGCGAACGCCTCGGGCACTTCTTCCAGGGCATCGGCATGCAGATCCTCGAAGGCTACGGCCTGACCGAAACCACCGCGCCGATCACCGTCAACACCCCCTCGCTCATCAGGATCGGGACGGTGGGCGCCCCCCTGCCGGGAAATGCGGTGAAGATAGCCGACGACGGCGAGATCCTCGCCAAGGGCGTCTGCGTGATGCGCGGCTATTACAAGCGCGACGACCTCGCAGCAGACACATTCGTGGACGGCTGGTTCCGCACTGGCGACATTGGACAAATGGATGCCGACGGCTTCCTGACCATCACAGGCCGCAAGAAGGAAATCATCGTGACGGCCAGCGGCAAGAACGTGGTGCCTGCCCTGCTGGAAGACCAGATCCGGGCCGACGCCCTCGTCTCGCAGGTCCTTGTTGTGGGCGACAACATGCCGTTCATCGGCGCCTTGGTTACTCTCGATGAGGAAGCCCTGCCGGGATGGCTGCAGCGTCACGGACTTCCGGCCGGCACCACCGTCGCGGAAGCGGCAGGCCATCCGGTGGTCAAGGCCGCCGTCCAGGACCTCATCACTCGCGCCAACCAGTCCGTGTCCCAAGCGGAAGCCATCAAATCATTCCGGATCGTACCGTCTGATTTCACCGAGGCATCCGGCCACCTCACCCCGTCCATGAAGGTCAAGCGGGCCCAGGTGATGAAGGACTTCGACGCCGTCATCAGCGACATGTACGCTGCACCGCGGCCGGCCCGTACGGAGCCGTCCGGCCAGCACTAGCGCCAGACACCGAAAAGGGGCCTCCCGGCGGGAGGCCCCTTTTCGTGTGTGTGCTTACTCGACGACGAGCAGCAGGTCTCCGCCCTGGACCTGTTCCACGGCGCCGACTGCGAGGCGCCCAACCGTGCCGGCCACCGGCGTCGTAATTGAGGCCTCCATCTTCATGGCCTCGATGGTGGCAACGGTATCGCCGGCGTTGACGGCGTCGCCCACCTTGACCGTGAGGGTCACGGCTCCGGCGAACGGCGCGGCGACGTGGCCCGGCTGGCTCGCGTCCGCTTTTTCAGCTGCCTTGACGTTGCTGACGACGGAGCGGTCGCGGACCACTACGGGCCTGGACTGTCCGTTGAGCGTGCACATCACCGTGCGCATGCCCTTCTCGTCCGGCTCCGAGACAGCTTCGAGGGACGCGATCAGGCGCACGCCCTTCTCCAGCTCGATTTCGTGCTCGGCTCCGCGCTGGAGGCCGAAGAGGTAGTCACGGGTATCCAGGACCGAGAGGTTGCCGTAGGTTTCCACGCTCTTCTGGTAGTCCTTGGTGGGACCTTCGAAGAGCAGCCGGTTGAGCGTCTGCTGGCGGGTTTTGGAATCGCCCTTCAGCGCGGCGCTGTCCTCGGCGCTCAGCTCGGCGTCGCGCACCTTGATGCTGCGGCCCTGGAGGGCCTTGGTGCGGAACGGCTCAGGCCAGCCCCCGGGAGGATCACCAAGTTCTCCGGAGAGGAAGCCGATGACGGAATCCGGGATGTCGTAGTTCTGCGGGTTTTCGTTGAAGTCTGCAGGATCGGCATTGAGGCCAACGAGGTGCAGGGCAAGGTCGCCCACCACCTTCGAGGACGGAGTGACCTTCACGAGGCGGCCCAGGATGCGGTCGGCCGCCGTGTACATGTCCTCGATGGCTTCGAAGCGTTCGCCGAGGCCAAGGGCCATGGCCTGCTGCCGCAGGTTGGAGAGCTGGCCGCCGGGGATCTCGTGCTGGTAGACGCGGCCGGTGGGACCGGGCAGGCCCGACTCGAATGGAGCGTACACGCGGCGCACGGCCTCCCAGTAGGGTTCCAGCGAGCTGACCTTGGCCAGGCCCAGCCCGGTGTCGCGCGGGGTGTGGGCCAGGGCGGCAACCAGGGCGGACGCCGACGGCTGGCTGGTGGTGCCGGCCAGTGAAGCCGAAGCAACGTCAACGGCGTCCACGCCTGCGTCCACTGCCGCCAGGAGCGTGGCCAGCTGGCCGCCTGCGGTGTCGTGGGTGTGCAGGTGGACCGGCAGGTCGAAACGTTCCCGCAAGGCCGCCACAAGCTTGGCGGCGGCCGCGGGACGCAACAGCCCTGCCATGTCCTTGATGGCGAGGATGTGGGCGCCGGCATCGACGATCTTCTGAGCCAGCTCCAGGTAGTAGTCGAGCGTGTAGAGCTTTTCGTCCGGATCGAGCATGTCGCCGGTGTAGCAGAGGGCGACTTCGGCGACGGCGGTGCCGGTGGCCCGCACAGCGCGGATGGCCGGAGCCATCTGGTTGACGTCGTTGAGGGCGTCGAAAATGCGGAAGATGTCGATGCCGGTCGCGGCGGCCTCGTTGACGAATGCCTCGGTGACTTCCTCGGGGTAGGGCGTGTAGCCCACGGTGTTGCGGCCCCGGAGGAGCATCTGCAGGCAGATGTTGGGCAGTGCCTTGCGCAGCGCCGCAAGCCTGTCCCAGGGATCTTCGCCGAGGAACCGCAGGGCGACGTCGTACGTGGCGCCGCCCCAGGCCTCCACGGACAGTAGTTCAGGAAGCAGCGCGGACACGGCAGGGCCGGCCGCCACGAGGTCGCGGGTACGGACCCGGGTGGCCAGCAGCGACTGGTGGGCGTCACGGAAGGTGGTGTCGGTGACCGCGACGGCCTGCTGCTCGCGCAGGGCCTTGGCAAATCCCTCGGGACCCAGCTCAAGCAGCCTCTGGCGCGAACCCTTGGGGGCGGGCGTGTCCCCGACTGCGGGCAGCTTCGCCGCGGGGTCCGAGTGGACCGTGAGGTCGCCGTTGGGCTTGTTGACGGTGACCTCTGCCAGCCAGGTCAGCAGTTTGGTGCCGCGGTCCGCGGAAACGCGGGCCTTGAGCAGCTCGGGGCGCTGGTCGATGAAGTTGGTGGCCACATCGCCGGCAATGAAGTCCTTGTCGTCCAGGACGGCCTGCAGGAAGGAAATGTTGGTGGAGACGCCGCGGATGCGGAACTCCGCGAGGGCTCGGCGTGCTCTGGCCACTGCTGCGGGGTAGTCGCGGCCGCGGCAGGTCAGTTTGACCAGCATGGAGTCGAAGTGCGGGCTGATTTCGGCACCCGAGTAGACGGTGCCGCCGTCGAGCCTTACACCGGCGCCGCCGGCGGAACGGTAGCCGGTGATCTTTCCGACGTCCGGCCGGAAGCCGTTGGCCGGATCCTCGGTGGTGATGCGGCACTGCAGTGCGGCGCCCTTGAGCTGGACAGTGTCCTGCGAAAGGCCAAGGTCAGCGAGCGTTTCGCCCGACGCGATGCGCAGCTGTGCCTGGACGAGGTCCACATCGGTGACTTCCTCGGTGACCGTGTGCTCCACCTGGATGCGCGGGTTCATCTCGATGAACACGTGCTGGCCGGCGCGTTCGCCGACGGTGTCCACGAGGAACTCCACGGTACCGGCGTTGACGTAGTTGAGCGCCTTGGCGAACTTCACCGCATCACGGTAGAGCGCCTGACGGATCCCTTCATCCAGGTTCGGTGCCGGAGCGATCTCCACCACCTTCTGGTGGCGGCGCTGGATGGAGCAATCGCGTTCGAAGAGGTGCATGATGTTGCCCTCGGCATCGGCCAGGATCTGGACCTCGATGTGGCGGGGGCGGAGAACGGCCTGTTCCAGGAACATGGTGGGGTCACCGAAAGCGGCGTCGGCCTCGCGCATGGCGGCCTGCAGAGCCTCGGGGAGAGCCTCGCGGGTGTCCACGCGGCGCATGCCGCGGCCTCCGCCGCCGGCTACGGCCTTGGCGAAGATGGGGAAGCCGATTTCGTCCGCTGCGGCGATCAGTTCATCCAGGTCCTTGGAGGGCTGGCTCGACCTGAGGACGGGTACGCCGGCGGCGCGGGCAGCTTCGAGCGCGGCGACCTTGTTTCCGGCCAGCTCAAGGACCTCGGCCGGCGGGCCAACAAAGGTGATGCCGGCCTCTTTGGCGGCCCGGGCCAGGCGGGGGTTCTCCGAG
Protein-coding regions in this window:
- a CDS encoding class II 3-deoxy-7-phosphoheptulonate synthase; the encoded protein is MTELSAKPASLLTSTAQSGAANYPGLDHWRELPVSQQPSWQNKEVFDASVKELSVLPPLVFAGEVDILRERLAAAAQGKAFLLQGGDCAETFEAATADKISARVKTILQMAVVLTYGAAMPVIKMGRMAGQFAKPRSSNDETRDGVTLPAYRGDIVNGYDFTPESRAHDAGRMLKAYHTSASTLNLIRAFTQGGFADLRLVHHWNKGFTENPAHARYESLARDIDRAIKFMASCGADFEALKRVEFFASHEALLLDYERALTRIDSRTGLPYDTSAHFLWIGERTRELDHAHVDFLSRVRNPIGVKLGPSTSGDDALRLIDKLDPDREPGRLTFITRMGAGNIREKLPAIVEKVTASGAQVLWVTDPMHGNTVTSPNGYKTRNFDDVIDEVRGFFEVHHSLGTIPGGLHVEMTGDDVAECLGGADPIDQEAFLDRYESVCDPRLNHMQSLEMAFLVAGALSKR
- a CDS encoding 1-acyl-sn-glycerol-3-phosphate acyltransferase, whose product is MFYWFMKTFVLGPVLKLLFRPWVKGLDNVPAEGAAILASNHLSFSDSIFMPLMVPRPVIFLAKSEYFTGTGLKGRLTALFFRLTNQLPMDRSGGAASAASLNAGMDVLSHGSLLGIYPEGTRSPDSRLYRGKVGVAKLALQARVPVIPVAMIGTDKVQPIGKRMPNIRRIGMIFGEPLDFSRYYGMEDDRLIQRSVTDEIMYELMRLSGQEYVDEYAAVVKLRLAGKPTDASTGLDGAGDNGSAGSGDNGSAEPGNA
- a CDS encoding carboxylesterase gives rise to the protein MRESSKQTVPAAFSYPGHGNNARIGVAICHGFTGSPLSVMPWALHLAEQGFAVSVPLLPGHGTHWRELARSGWREWAGAFETAYLELAARTDTCYVAGLSMGGAVALRTASRHRVAGVAVVNPGLSFYDRRVRIIGILKYFQPTTLPIVEANPTAATTEDGDYSQTPLAAVHQLKKLFAAARRGLPRVTAPVLVFKSDTDEVVPPSSLELIRRRLGSAELRVVPLPNSGHVATLDNDAPAIFGHSTTFFHEHAPHHVSSETS
- a CDS encoding carboxylesterase gives rise to the protein MSIAADHSPFSSPFTGDGPSIGVAVSHGFTGSPHGVRAWAQSLADAGFAVRMPLLPGHGTSWQELARTRWQEWYSAYDKAYLELEAECDHVFTAGLSMGGALALRVAALRPVAGTIVVNPGLVIDDPRAPLAGILKLVLKSTPAIANDILKPDTDEGAYPRTPVAAAHELNKMFKDTRRLLPQITAPVRVFRSTVDHVVSDSSIVALRRGLTNTRLQLSALENSYHVATLDNDAAEIFSGTTEFIRTVVPGAQVPGAPVPENADASPASPEGHGR
- a CDS encoding ROK family glucokinase — translated: MHTPSPGDQPRPYRRTAAWRRRKPSGQDALAASQGFREHLRLGRKGLAIGVDIGGTKVAAGVVDADGRILSQARRSTPGNDPRAVEQVIVELVEELSRGHRIWSVGIGAAGWMDLDGGTVLFSPHLAWRNEPLRDNLQRLLRRPVLLTNDADAAAWAEWRFGAGQGQSRLVCITLGTGIGGAMVMDGRLERGRFGVAGEFGHQIIMPGGHRCECGNRGCWEQYASGNALGREARELAAANSPVAQELLKAVDGQVDRITGAIVTELAKAGDPTSRELLEDVGEWLGLGLANLAAALDPGKFVIGGGLCDAGELLVAPARKAFARNLTGRGFRPAAEIALAALGPNAGLIGAADLSRVSSRMHG
- a CDS encoding long-chain fatty acid--CoA ligase, which gives rise to MREFSVPPLVNVPPETNITDLVLRQAAKASNPSLFSRLDAAGQWQDISATDFLADVRILAKGLMASGVAAGDRVGIMSRTRYEWALVDFAVWFAGGISVPIYETSSPSQVAWNLGDSGAVAAFGESAHHEDIIRQAVTSEGLSSLAHVWQLEGAGLDELRAAGTAVSDEELEARRSLASLADVATIIYTSGTTGRPKGCELTHGNFVELSENALATSLSGIVHEQARTIMFLPLAHVFARFISVLAVAAGVTVAHTPDIKHLLPDLQSYKPTFILAVPRVFEKVYNSALTKAEDSGKGAIFHKAADTAIAYSRARQAGSIGLGLKLRHALFDKLVYSKLRAAMGGQVAHAVSGGGPLGERLGHFFQGIGMQILEGYGLTETTAPITVNTPSLIRIGTVGAPLPGNAVKIADDGEILAKGVCVMRGYYKRDDLAADTFVDGWFRTGDIGQMDADGFLTITGRKKEIIVTASGKNVVPALLEDQIRADALVSQVLVVGDNMPFIGALVTLDEEALPGWLQRHGLPAGTTVAEAAGHPVVKAAVQDLITRANQSVSQAEAIKSFRIVPSDFTEASGHLTPSMKVKRAQVMKDFDAVISDMYAAPRPARTEPSGQH
- a CDS encoding pyruvate carboxylase, which encodes MFSKILVANRGEIAIRAFRAGYELGAKTVAVFPNEDRNSIHRQKADEAYLIGEEGHPVRAYLDVDEVVRVAKESGADAIYPGYGFLSENPRLARAAKEAGITFVGPPAEVLELAGNKVAALEAARAAGVPVLRSSQPSKDLDELIAAADEIGFPIFAKAVAGGGGRGMRRVDTREALPEALQAAMREADAAFGDPTMFLEQAVLRPRHIEVQILADAEGNIMHLFERDCSIQRRHQKVVEIAPAPNLDEGIRQALYRDAVKFAKALNYVNAGTVEFLVDTVGERAGQHVFIEMNPRIQVEHTVTEEVTDVDLVQAQLRIASGETLADLGLSQDTVQLKGAALQCRITTEDPANGFRPDVGKITGYRSAGGAGVRLDGGTVYSGAEISPHFDSMLVKLTCRGRDYPAAVARARRALAEFRIRGVSTNISFLQAVLDDKDFIAGDVATNFIDQRPELLKARVSADRGTKLLTWLAEVTVNKPNGDLTVHSDPAAKLPAVGDTPAPKGSRQRLLELGPEGFAKALREQQAVAVTDTTFRDAHQSLLATRVRTRDLVAAGPAVSALLPELLSVEAWGGATYDVALRFLGEDPWDRLAALRKALPNICLQMLLRGRNTVGYTPYPEEVTEAFVNEAAATGIDIFRIFDALNDVNQMAPAIRAVRATGTAVAEVALCYTGDMLDPDEKLYTLDYYLELAQKIVDAGAHILAIKDMAGLLRPAAAAKLVAALRERFDLPVHLHTHDTAGGQLATLLAAVDAGVDAVDVASASLAGTTSQPSASALVAALAHTPRDTGLGLAKVSSLEPYWEAVRRVYAPFESGLPGPTGRVYQHEIPGGQLSNLRQQAMALGLGERFEAIEDMYTAADRILGRLVKVTPSSKVVGDLALHLVGLNADPADFNENPQNYDIPDSVIGFLSGELGDPPGGWPEPFRTKALQGRSIKVRDAELSAEDSAALKGDSKTRQQTLNRLLFEGPTKDYQKSVETYGNLSVLDTRDYLFGLQRGAEHEIELEKGVRLIASLEAVSEPDEKGMRTVMCTLNGQSRPVVVRDRSVVSNVKAAEKADASQPGHVAAPFAGAVTLTVKVGDAVNAGDTVATIEAMKMEASITTPVAGTVGRLAVGAVEQVQGGDLLLVVE